A single Candidatus Zixiibacteriota bacterium DNA region contains:
- the aroQ gene encoding type II 3-dehydroquinate dehydratase — translation MSKPILVLHGPNLNRLGLREPEIYGRLTLAEINDRISERGRQLGVDVEFAQSNHEGVLIDRLHAAADSAGGVILNPGALAHTSIALRDAVASIPIPVIEVHLSNIFAREEFRQRSVVSGACRGVISGLGVSGYLLALEYLAAETAGR, via the coding sequence ATGAGCAAGCCAATACTGGTCCTGCACGGACCCAATCTCAACCGGCTCGGTTTGCGTGAGCCCGAGATCTATGGGAGACTCACGTTGGCGGAAATCAACGACCGCATCAGTGAGCGCGGCCGGCAACTGGGCGTCGACGTCGAATTCGCCCAATCCAATCATGAAGGTGTGCTCATTGACCGATTGCACGCGGCCGCCGACTCCGCCGGAGGGGTGATACTGAATCCGGGCGCGCTGGCCCACACGTCGATTGCCCTGCGTGATGCCGTGGCGTCCATCCCGATTCCCGTCATCGAGGTTCACCTGTCCAATATCTTCGCGCGTGAAGAATTCCGGCAGCGATCGGTTGTCTCCGGCGCCTGCCGGGGCGTGATCTCTGGCCTCGGTGTCTCGGGGTACTTGCTGGCCCTGGAGTACCTTGCTGCCGAAACCGCCGGCCGCTGA